Genomic segment of Primulina tabacum isolate GXHZ01 chromosome 11, ASM2559414v2, whole genome shotgun sequence:
TTGATGGCTTCGTTTCAGCTGAAATTCCGAACAAGGATTCTCACCCACGTTTGTTTGGTTTGGTTATAAAACACATGATGCATGGACCATGTGGTGATTTAAACAGAAATAATTCATGTATGATTGGTGGTCGATGTAAAAGTCATTATCCTCGACAATTCTCTGAGTATTCTGTTCAAGGTTTAGATGGTTATCCAATATATCGAAGGAGGGATGATGGTCGAACTATTAATGTTCGAAATGCTGCATTAAGTTCACAGTGGGTTGTACCTTATAATCCTTATTTGCTTTATAGATACGATTGCCATATCAATGTTGAAGTGTGCTCTGGAATGACTGCTGTCAAGTACCTTTACAAGTACATCTACAAGGGTCATGACAAAGTAGGTGTGAATCTTTTGTTACATGAATCACAGGAATTGGTagatgaaataaaaaaattccaagATGCACGTTGGGTTTCGGCACAAGAATCCATGTGGCGAATTTACGAATTTGATTTAAATGAAATGTCGCCCGCTGTGATTAATTTACCGCTCCATTTACCAAACAAACATTGTGTGACGTTTTGGAAAAATCAAAAATTGAGAAACGTTTTGAATCTTGAACAAACGTCAAAAACTATGTTGACTGAATTCTTTGATCTATGTTCTACTACTTCCAAAGCAAGAGCATATTTGTATTCTGAAATCCCTGAGCATTATGTTTGGGATAAATAGGGTAAGATTTGGATCGAAAGAAAACAACGAAAGGTAATTGAACGTGTCAATGCTGCAAATCCTGTTGAAGGTGAAAGATATTATTTACGCCTGTTACTCCTTCATGTTAGAGGTCCTACTTCCTTTAACTATTTATTAACATTTAACAATCAAATTTACTTCACTTTCAAGGAAGCTTCACAGTCCAGAGGATTACTTGAATGTGATCGAAGTAATTTTGAATGTCTGAATGAGGCAACGACCTTCCAAATGCCTTATGCATTGAGAAGATTATTTGCAACCATCTTGACTTATTGTGAACCCGCCAATGTTCGAAATTTGTGGGACTCATTTTGCAAACATTTGTCTGAAGATTTCACAAGGCATGCAACGAATGATGATTTGGATGTTTTGTTTGTGACACTACATTCTGTTGATTTTTTCTTACAGAGTAtgggaaaaaaaaatagaattttaTGATTTGCCAAAAAAACCTCTTCAAAAAGATAGCACACGGAAAGATGTCTCCAAAGAGATTATGGATGAAATGTCAATTCCAGTATCggctgatgatgatgatgcCCGGTTCAAGTTAAATAAAGAACAACATAATGCATATGATAAGATTATTGAATGCTTGGATTCTGTGAGAAGTGGATTGTTTTTCGTTAATGGACCAGGTGGTACAGGTAAAACGTTCTTATATCGAGCTTTGCTTGTGACTGTCAGGAAAAGAAACTTGATTGCTTTAGCAACTGCAACTTCGGGAGTGGCAGCTTCTATATTGCCTGGTGGTAGGACAGCACACTCTCGCTTTAAGATTCCGATTGATGTACATGAAAAAAGCTTCTGCAGTATTTCAAAGCAGAGTGGGTTGGCTGAATTGTTAAGAGAAACTCGGCTTATTATATGGGACGAGGCACCTATGGCAAAACGATTTGCAATTGAAGCAGTTGATCGAACATTGCAAGATCTTGTGGGCATATCACAACCATTTGGAGGAAAATTGGTTGTTTTGGGTGGTGACTTTATGCAAGTATTGCCTGTGATTCCAAAGCCATAGTTCAGGAGACTATCAATGGAAGCTTAGTACGGTCTTACTTGTACCCACGTATGCAACAATTAGTGTTATATGAAAACATGAGAGCAAGATCTGACCCTGTATTTAGCGAATTTCTGCTCAGATTTGGCAAAGGAATAGAAGATATTGATGATACGGGAAATATCGAAATTCCCGATAAAATGATTATTAGTTTttgtgatgatgatattgaCTCATCAGAGCAAAAATTGATTGATGCAATCTTTCCGGACCTTGCTGAGAACAACCACTTGCCAACATATATGACAAATTGAGCAATTCTTGCAACAAAAAATGCTTATGTACATAAGTTGAATGACAAAGTATTGCCATTGTTCCCCGGAGAATTGAGGACATTTCTAAGCTTTGATGAAGCAATCGACGACACCCAAAATTTTTATCCGGaggaatttttaaatattttatctccTACAGGTTTGCCTCCTCACCGTTTatcattgaaaaaaaattgtCCGGTTAAGTTGTTGCGAAATCTTGATCCATCTGATGGACTCTGTAATGGAACGCGAatggtttgtaaaagatttcaGGCTAATGTTATACATGCTGAGATAATCGTAGGACAGCATTCTGGAAAACAAGTTTTTATCCCTCGAATACCATTATCACCTGCTGAAAATGAAGGTTACCCTTTCCAGTTTAGAAGGAAGTAATTTCCTATTCGACTTTGTTTTGCTATGAAGATTAACAAATCTCAAGGACAAACTATTCCAATCATCGGTATCTATTTACCGGAGCCCGTCTTCTCCCATGGTCAATTATATGTTGCACTGTCAAGAGGCACGTCTATGATGAATACAAAAGTGATGATTAAACCAGATATACTTAAAAATGTTGGTGACTCGCAAACAAAAAATGTGGTGTACAAAGAAGTTCTAGACAACTCTCCCTCGTCACTATAGAAGACATTCTGCCAGGTATAGTTCGTGAGTACTATGTGTGAATATTTTCTCAATAATatgttaaatttttattgaagaTAGTCCAAAGTTTAATATCTTGAATAGAATGTAAATGATCTCATTTATACTACGGAATTCTTCAATGCCGTTCCATTAACCATTTTCCTCTCACTATATTTCATATAATATGAGATCCTATTGTAAGTTAATAGTTACGTTGACAAATTTTAAACCAAATTATTTTCGTCTCATTTCAAGTATCCACttttgtatatatttattttcatttgcGGGGATTAAACATCTATGCTTAGTTAGCTGGGGACGAATTATTTTCATATTAGTAAATTATTTTCATATTAGTAGTTTTTTTATGGGAGGATATTATGATATAAAGTTCTTATATTTATAAGCATGCTTTCTTCAGCTTATTCACCAATATTTACTTTAATATTTGGAATATTACAATCATTTCCAAATGTTTTGTTGTccacgtgcaacgcacgtgtATTCTACTAGTATATCAAAACGTAAACACATCAAGATTACACATATTAAGAATATTTcacttaaattcccaaaaccTGCACAAGATATTGGCCAACAATCTGCTGTCACCCGTTGGGAAGTTATCGAAGTTCATTATCACCTCAAGATTAATGTGATATCTATGACAATCAAGTCAAGTTAATTTGATGTTgtcaaattattaaaattataatttcaaGGGATCCAATCCAATGAATCTTTTTATGGAACCTATTATTTGTTTATTGTTGTGTATATACTGTTGTCGTCGAGATGGAGATTGATTTATGTTTGCCAATTGTGCACACAGGGTCATCTACAGCCAACTCGAAACATTTTAAAGCTATAGGAAGGGAATTGGTACGCAAATGTGGGTGTCTACCCCTAGCAGTATCCGTTATTGGTGGAATTTTGCGCGGAAAACTATATTTAGGGGACTGGAAAAAGGTTCTCGAGAATATAGATTCACACCTGAAGCATGGGAAGGGTGTTGACGCCAATAATAAAAGGGTAGTACATGTACTAAACTTGAGTTACGATGTATTGCCTTACTACCTAAAGTTATGTTTTCTGTATTTAGGATGTTTTCCAGAGGACAAAGATATAAATGTGGAAGGCGTTTATTTAATATGGATGGCAGAAGGATTGATTTCATCAGACGATAAAGGGCGAAATGAAACTCTTTGGGATGTTGCCGAACGTTACTTAAATGAGCTAGCAAGCAAATGCATGGTTCAGGTGAAAATGAGTGCCGAGGGATTTAAATCGTGCCGCCTTCATGATTTGGTGAGAGACCTATGTTTGTCAAATGGAAAGGATGAGAATTTTTTCGAGGATTCTCAAGGAAAAATTCGAAGATTAGCAATCAATTTGGTCGATGACGATGCAGCATGTAGTGTTGGACGGTTTAAAAATGCAAACTTGCGATCTATTCTATTGCTAAACAACCAGAGAAGAGATCTTGATATTAAAAAAATCTGGAAAAGTCTATTCAGCAACGCATTGCTCAGATCTCTCAAAGTCTTGGTATTGGTAAACTGCGAATTTGAGGATAATAAGTTACCTTATGCTCTGAGAAAACTAGTGATGCTCAAGCATTTGAGTATAAGATTTTGCGGGGTCTCGGAGCTGCCAGAATTTGTCTGCAAACTACCATGTTTACAATCAATGGAACTGCGATCTATAGAAAGTATGACGTTACCAAATTCAATTAATAAGATGGGACGACTGAGGCATCTCTTGATAACGAAGATTAATGGTGGGATAAGACTAAGACTCGATGGCTTAACGGAATTGGAGACATTGATTGGGTTCAGTAGTAAGGTCTTTGATACCAACCGTATCCAAAAATTAACCTATCTCCGAAGTTTTGGTGGGTATGTTCATGATATAGAAAGCTTGTCTGTAGTTGTTGAACACATCACTAAACTCAAGGATCAGCTTCGGGCGGCAAGATTAGAAATTGGAGTGAGTGATTTGAGTTCCGAGGAAGGTTCACTTGTCATCGATTCGTTAACACATTGCCCACTTAATTCTTTGAGAATTGATGGGCGATTGAAGAGATTGCCGACTTGGGACCCTCTGTTAATCCAGAATATTCATACTTTGAGCTTTTTTAGAAGTAGAATTCTGGATGATCCGATGGAAACACTACAACATCTTCCGGCACTACGAAGTCTTTGGTTGTCCTGGGATGCATTTGATGGAACTGAAATGGTTTGTGGGAGTAAAGGATTTCCTCGGCTCAAGAGTCTTAGACTTTGGGGATTGAGTAATTTAGAGGGATGGAGAGTGGAAGAAGGGGCAATGCCAAATCTTTCGGAACTCGAAATCTTTCGTTGTCCGAAATTGAAGATGATTCCACAAGGAATAATTTTCATGACTTCCATCACAGATCTGACTATTTGGGGAATGCCCAATAATTTCATGGAGCGGTTGAGAAGAGAAGGAGAAGATTACCACAAAATCAGTCATATACCATTCATTAATTTGGAAATACCCGGCGAATAGTAGGGCTTGTTTGCTTCATGTTGTAGACACAACATTTTGGATTTGTGTGCTTCCAAACAAAAGTCTTTAATGAGattataatatatttgtatatttCATACTACACTATATTCcattcttatatttttattattttcttccaTACCTTCCACGGCATTGGAAGGTATATATGTCATCTTTTGAAGGTATAACTGTGGGATTTAACTTGATCCATGAGCCATCGACCAATTATGTTACTCACTGAACTTTGTAAATTTGAAACATTGGCGGAGTTTTTGGAACTTTCTAAAAGTTCTCTCTTAGCTGCGATGGCATTGGAAGGTATACTTGTCATCTTTTGATTGAATGTCCGAGCTATAACAGTAAGTAgatattctgatatatctgaTTTTTTTACAGCTCTAGCACCTAATCACATTTTGGTCTTGCAACGTTCAGCCATAAAAATCGGCTTGTATGATGTTCAGGGAGATTCGCATGTCGGGCTGGCAATGCAGCTCAAAGATGTTATGCCATTGTTTTCATTTTTAGCTCATGTATTGTCGGGTTTTGGAAAAGCTAggaatcttgattttgatgataactaAACTTGTCATTATGATGCTAACATATTTCATTAAGGGTGTAGTTTATGGAGGAAAAGCCTAGTCATTCATATCCAACCCACGCTTAGATTTTGGAACTCATGACTTCTAGGAAACTCAAAAATTTGATTACATTAGTTGTTCTGAACTCCTCTCGATATATAATCTTCAAACCATACGTCAATTCCCAAATTTTCCTTCATCAAAAAAATCTTCAGAAAAACCACTTTTCAATTAAACCTCAAACGAGATGACTTTGAAATTTACTATTTGATGTTTATTTATGACCTTATCATGTTCTAAGCCTTTCCAATAGTTTTCAAAAAATGACTTCTTCCGCCCCTCATAAATTCTCATGAGGAGGTcgttttcttaattaaatagttatAACTTTGCATAGAAACTTGAAATCCAATTCGGCTAACTGTTCCTTAATCCTCATGAATTGTATTTTCAATTCATATGAAAATATTATgacttttatttttgaattatttcattgATTATGCATCGaaagtttgttatctatatGCGTAGACATGTTCGAATTTTTTTTCATGATCTTTTACAGGAAGTAGGATTTAGTTTGAGaaataaaaatttgagaattaGTGTTTATGGAACTCGGGTCGATTGGAATTTCAACCTTGTAGaagattattattgatatttgtgTTATTTTGACAATATTAGTTAGTAGTTTGACTTTTAAGAGTTTT
This window contains:
- the LOC142517945 gene encoding putative disease resistance protein At1g58400 isoform X1, which gives rise to MRRFLKDADKRRDKYNSDIVRGWVLELIDLATRAGDVLEKYAVEVTSKRGAKNLKKRLRRFTCILGECLALHKIGKETADITFRMAELTKKLESISSGEGSSSFQCNDDQRLLRQTYGRGIEEHFVGMKNDIDLLVSRMQKDDRSYRVISICGMGGLGKTTLARKIYQHKFDFEAHAWVCITQKLRAKAIFQEILRQLLPGENSEREEAELVRELYDIQKAKKCLVVLDDIWEIDHWHILKNALPLAESNSKILLTTRNQMIADTEFVYKLECLTEDESWDLLQKIALPIHESEGSSTANSKHFKAIGRELVRKCGCLPLAVSVIGGILRGKLYLGDWKKVLENIDSHLKHGKGVDANNKRVVHVLNLSYDVLPYYLKLCFLYLGCFPEDKDINVEGVYLIWMAEGLISSDDKGRNETLWDVAERYLNELASKCMVQVKMSAEGFKSCRLHDLVRDLCLSNGKDENFFEDSQGKIRRLAINLVDDDAACSVGRFKNANLRSILLLNNQRRDLDIKKIWKSLFSNALLRSLKVLVLVNCEFEDNKLPYALRKLVMLKHLSIRFCGVSELPEFVCKLPCLQSMELRSIESMTLPNSINKMGRLRHLLITKINGGIRLRLDGLTELETLIGFSSKVFDTNRIQKLTYLRSFGGYVHDIESLSVVVEHITKLKDQLRAARLEIGVSDLSSEEGSLVIDSLTHCPLNSLRIDGRLKRLPTWDPLLIQNIHTLSFFRSRILDDPMETLQHLPALRSLWLSWDAFDGTEMVCGSKGFPRLKSLRLWGLSNLEGWRVEEGAMPNLSELEIFRCPKLKMIPQGIIFMTSITDLTIWGMPNNFMERLRREGEDYHKISHIPFINLEIPGE
- the LOC142517945 gene encoding putative disease resistance protein At1g58400 isoform X2; this encodes MRRFLKDADKRRDKYNSDIVRGWVLELIDLATRAGDVLEKYAVEVTSKRGAKNLKKRLRRFTCILGECLALHKIGKETADITFRMAELTKKLESISSGEGSSSFQCNDDQRLLRQTYGRGIEEHFVGMKNDIDLLVSRMQKDDRSYRVISICGMGGLGKTTLARKIYQHKFDFEAHAWVCITQKLRAKAIFQEILRQLLPGENSEREEAELVRELYDIQKAKKCLVVLDDIWEIDHWHILKNALPLAESNSKILLTTRNQMIADTEFVYKLECLTEDESWDLLQKIALPIHESEANSKHFKAIGRELVRKCGCLPLAVSVIGGILRGKLYLGDWKKVLENIDSHLKHGKGVDANNKRVVHVLNLSYDVLPYYLKLCFLYLGCFPEDKDINVEGVYLIWMAEGLISSDDKGRNETLWDVAERYLNELASKCMVQVKMSAEGFKSCRLHDLVRDLCLSNGKDENFFEDSQGKIRRLAINLVDDDAACSVGRFKNANLRSILLLNNQRRDLDIKKIWKSLFSNALLRSLKVLVLVNCEFEDNKLPYALRKLVMLKHLSIRFCGVSELPEFVCKLPCLQSMELRSIESMTLPNSINKMGRLRHLLITKINGGIRLRLDGLTELETLIGFSSKVFDTNRIQKLTYLRSFGGYVHDIESLSVVVEHITKLKDQLRAARLEIGVSDLSSEEGSLVIDSLTHCPLNSLRIDGRLKRLPTWDPLLIQNIHTLSFFRSRILDDPMETLQHLPALRSLWLSWDAFDGTEMVCGSKGFPRLKSLRLWGLSNLEGWRVEEGAMPNLSELEIFRCPKLKMIPQGIIFMTSITDLTIWGMPNNFMERLRREGEDYHKISHIPFINLEIPGE